TTTTGTGCTTAGTGAAGTCAATTGACCACGTTATCaatataagtcaaaatatcaaacCCACTAAGCCACCACACATACAGATTTTTCAGGTGTACCACTTTATACTAGCTTGTGTAGTGGCTAGGCTcaaaaactagttttttttttcctcaaccaCACCAAGCCATATCACcaacaaatggattttaaaaagaacatatagCACACTAccttagttttattttgagacaattttCACTGACTACTCTTATATAAGCAAGATTTTCTCAATTGTTAAAACATAAACTTACTTTTCATCCTTTTCAACATCATGACATACATCCACAATCTGAAGAATGTTATGGTTTGCACTCAGTTCCAGTGCACCAATATTGATATGAATATAGTCTTTCAGGAAATCTTCAGCAAGCTGTCTTACTTCTTTTGGCCAAGTTGCACTCCACATTAGTGTTTGCCTATCAGGCTgaagatttaaagaaataaattagacCTCAACCTTAAGAGCAATCCTAGAACTGATTTTTATGATAACAGAAGGATACTTACTCTTATTTGATCCACAATTTTCCTTATTTGGGGTTCAAACCCCATATCAAGCATCCTATCAGCTTCATCAAGGACAAGGTAAGTTGTTCTTCTCAGATTGGTTTTCCCACACTCTAAAAAGTCAATCAGTCTTCCAGGTGTTGCAATACAGATTTCCAcacctttaaataaataaatagtagtaGTAGATTAACTATTAATACACAAAACTTTCATCTGTATCAGTGACAAAGATCCCCCTTTATGGTCGCATACCTCTTTCCAAATCACGGATCTGTGGTCCTTTGGGAGCACCACCATAGATGCAAGTAGACTTCAAGCGACAAGCTCTACAATATTCAGCAGCCACTTGCTGCACCTGCTGTGCCAGTTCCCGAGTTGGTGCCAGCACCAAGCACTAAGTTTGAAAAAACAGTGTTTAGTATAAACCAGTTTACTAAAATGCTATGTCTTTGGAATTAGAATTCAGATGggttttaagacttttttttcttttgagacagtgtctcctgtCATTTAAATTGGCTGCCACTCCTGGATTCTCCAGTTTCTACCTTGCAGGCACTATGCTCAAGATAGATTTTGTGTGTGGAAGCACATGTAGAAACCAGAGGGCAACTTTTCTAAGTTGGTCTCTCCTTATGGCAGTTCCTATATAAAAAAGGAGTTTTTTTTTAGCAAATATGGTGGAAAACTTAAGATAATACTTACAATAGGTCCATCACCTCTCTCTAGGAATGGCTGGTGGTTTATGTGTACAATGGCAGGCAGCAAATACTATTGAAGggtaaaaataatagaaattggattaaaatagttttaaaaatatctacagGTCACCTCTCCCACAACTTACAATTTATCAAGTTTTCCTAGACTTACAGATAATGTTTTCCCAGATCCAGTCTGAGCTACTCCAACCATATCCAATCCACTGAGAGCAACTGGCCAGCCCTGAGCTTGAATAGCAGTGGGTTCAGTGAAGTTCTGCCTTGCAATCACATCCATGACATTCGCTGCAACCAACAATACCATTTTAATAACAAATTTATAGgcaaaagaggggggaaaaatgaaaggaaaaagatgaaAGTCCTTACCAGGAAAGTTTGCTTCATAAAAATTCAGAACAGGTTTTGGACAGTTGTGACCTCTAACTGTAATCTCCTTGCTTCTTCTGTACGTATCTACCTCTTGCTGAAAAACAAATGATCTCAGTCTCAGACTTCCACCAGCCAGTGACATGTTCCCTATAgctcaatacatttttaaacatactCATTTCTAAAAATCTGGACCCATTAATGAGAACTCTAATTGGcaataaaaattatgttataaTACTTATTTAAacgagaaaaaaaaagcccaaatagGCTGCTAACCTGTTTCCCCAGTGATAGGATTAAAATAGGGCACCATAGCACAAGAAAAATTCAACGGAAACGTACCACAAGCAACTCTCCAAATCATTTGCAAGACACCTATTGTTTCCATCTAATTGACTAGAAGCAGTTACTGAGTTATACCATGAAGAAGCCACATTTACAAACTCACTGCTGTGCGCCTTGCCAAATCAGGGTGTTCCTGATAAAAATTCTTCTCAAATTTGGGCAGCTCATCAAGATTCCACTTCTTTTTAACTAGTTTCTCCCCAGGATTTCCAAACTTCTTTCCAGAGAGGGGTCCTGTTCTACTCCCTCCAAATCGAGGTGCaccaaacctaaaaaaaaaaaaaaaaaaaaaaaaaaaaaaaaaaaaagttgggtacATTGTCAAAGAGTTCTACACGAACAGGTTTGCCCTCACATTTCATTTACTGCCTTTTGATACCAGCCGAAGTGTACTTC
This sequence is a window from Mus pahari chromosome 14, PAHARI_EIJ_v1.1, whole genome shotgun sequence. Protein-coding genes within it:
- the Ddx5 gene encoding probable ATP-dependent RNA helicase DDX5, which gives rise to MSSYSSDRDRGRDRGFGAPRFGGSRTGPLSGKKFGNPGEKLVKKKWNLDELPKFEKNFYQEHPDLARRTAQEVDTYRRSKEITVRGHNCPKPVLNFYEANFPANVMDVIARQNFTEPTAIQAQGWPVALSGLDMVGVAQTGSGKTLSYLLPAIVHINHQPFLERGDGPICLVLAPTRELAQQVQQVAAEYCRACRLKSTCIYGGAPKGPQIRDLERGVEICIATPGRLIDFLECGKTNLRRTTYLVLDEADRMLDMGFEPQIRKIVDQIRPDRQTLMWSATWPKEVRQLAEDFLKDYIHINIGALELSANHNILQIVDVCHDVEKDEKLIRLMEEIMSEKENKTIVFVETKRRCDELTRKMRRDGWPAMGIHGDKSQQERDWVLNEFKHGKAPILIATDVASRGLDVEDVKFVINYDYPNSSEDYIHRIGRTARSTKTGTAYTFFTPNNIKQVSDLISVLREANQAINPKLLQLVEDRGSGRSRGRGGMKDDRRDRYSAGKRGGFNTFRDRENYDRGYSSLLKRDFGAKTQNGVYSAANYTNGSFGSNFVSAGIQTSFRTGNPTGTYQNGYDSTQQYGSNVANMHNGMNQQAYAYPATAAAAPMIGYPMPTGYSQ